From the genome of Ectobacillus sp. JY-23, one region includes:
- a CDS encoding YozE family protein: MTKSFYHYMMKYRDTFQRDDLSDLAQIMYEDHSFPKQSNDYEEISSYLELSGLLPNMSVFDSAWEYYLQAV, from the coding sequence ATGACAAAGTCTTTTTATCACTACATGATGAAATATCGCGATACATTTCAACGAGATGATTTAAGTGATTTGGCACAAATCATGTATGAAGATCATAGCTTTCCGAAGCAATCCAATGATTACGAAGAAATCAGCTCTTATCTGGAGCTAAGCGGACTACTTCCTAATATGTCTGTTTTTGACAGCGCCTGGGAGTATTATCTGCAAGCTGTATAA
- a CDS encoding DUF3930 family protein, with the protein MKNVKYMQTEEKPLLTSCESEQFDTIMDKLISILLLFLTIVGIPYTVYLLLELILIHL; encoded by the coding sequence ATGAAAAACGTAAAATATATGCAGACAGAAGAAAAGCCGCTTTTGACTAGTTGCGAAAGCGAGCAGTTCGACACTATAATGGACAAGCTAATTTCCATCTTACTTTTGTTTTTAACAATTGTGGGCATACCTTACACTGTGTATTTATTACTAGAGCTCATTTTGATTCATTTGTAA
- a CDS encoding protein kinase: protein MNWEYLSAWFDRPLRQGSIVDNYQIKRTLGMGSYGFTYLAVSLQTQKEIVVKQLRTSKRRTASGRKSFQYEQSILERLKHPLIPKKHTAFSQGKQLFFTMDYVQGITFEDLIFKHGQTFTEHEAFTILLSILQTVAYFHRLGIVHRDLRTPNLLWHAGQVHIIDFGLARYIGEQDERAKAFTDEKKLMREVHYRSDFYALGHFLLFLLYAGYKPTMKQERPWFEELILTKEGKHIIKRMLQIEQPYEEIDELCNQIQSMLKE from the coding sequence ATTAACTGGGAGTATTTATCTGCTTGGTTTGATAGACCGCTTCGCCAAGGCTCCATTGTGGATAATTATCAAATTAAGCGTACGCTTGGTATGGGGAGCTATGGCTTTACGTACCTTGCTGTATCTTTACAAACACAAAAAGAAATTGTTGTTAAACAATTAAGAACCAGCAAGCGTCGTACTGCATCAGGAAGAAAATCTTTTCAGTATGAGCAAAGTATATTAGAACGCCTTAAACATCCGCTGATACCGAAGAAACACACAGCTTTTTCGCAGGGAAAACAATTGTTTTTTACGATGGATTATGTGCAAGGTATTACGTTTGAAGATTTAATTTTTAAACATGGACAAACATTCACAGAGCATGAGGCTTTTACTATTTTACTCTCTATTTTACAAACGGTAGCTTACTTTCATCGTTTAGGAATTGTTCATCGCGATTTACGAACACCCAATTTATTGTGGCACGCAGGGCAAGTTCATATTATTGATTTTGGCTTGGCTCGTTATATAGGAGAACAAGATGAGCGGGCTAAAGCATTTACTGATGAGAAAAAACTTATGCGAGAAGTGCACTATCGAAGCGACTTTTATGCACTCGGTCATTTCCTATTGTTTTTACTGTATGCAGGATATAAGCCTACAATGAAACAAGAACGTCCTTGGTTTGAAGAGTTGATACTAACAAAAGAGGGCAAGCATATCATAAAAAGAATGCTACAGATAGAACAGCCTTACGAAGAAATAGATGAGCTATGTAATCAGATTCAATCCATGCTGAAGGAGTGA
- a CDS encoding sporulation protein, which translates to MLQKFLASVGIGAAKVDTILEKEKYFAGEEVRGIVHVKGGNVPQQVDSIYLTVFGSYIREVDDKKVTAVHALYKHRLTDRIDIVPAEEKTIPFSFLLPVDTPVTFGSGKVWIHTGLDISSSVDPTDKDFIEVLPNPLIAGVIQATEQLGFRLRQTECKEIPFRLRERIPFAQELEFIPVYGMFRGKLDELELLLFPRSNEELRIIMEIDRKARGLAGLFSEALDLDETHVQLVVKPADIPTLAEILQETISKYC; encoded by the coding sequence ATGTTGCAAAAGTTTTTAGCAAGTGTTGGAATCGGAGCAGCAAAAGTAGACACAATCTTAGAAAAAGAAAAGTATTTTGCCGGAGAAGAAGTACGAGGAATAGTTCATGTGAAAGGCGGAAATGTTCCGCAACAAGTTGATAGCATTTATCTGACGGTGTTTGGTTCTTACATACGTGAAGTAGACGATAAAAAAGTTACAGCTGTGCATGCACTTTATAAGCATCGCTTAACAGATCGTATTGATATTGTACCTGCTGAGGAAAAGACGATTCCGTTTTCTTTTTTATTACCAGTGGACACACCAGTGACATTTGGAAGCGGTAAAGTTTGGATTCATACTGGTCTTGATATTAGTAGCAGTGTAGATCCAACTGATAAAGACTTTATTGAAGTGTTGCCAAATCCGCTTATAGCTGGCGTCATTCAGGCTACTGAGCAACTTGGTTTTCGTTTACGTCAGACAGAATGCAAAGAGATTCCATTTCGTTTGCGAGAACGTATTCCATTTGCACAAGAACTTGAATTTATTCCAGTTTATGGCATGTTCAGAGGCAAGCTAGATGAGCTAGAATTGCTACTGTTTCCGAGGTCCAATGAAGAGCTCAGAATAATTATGGAGATTGATCGCAAAGCGAGGGGCTTGGCAGGTCTGTTTTCAGAAGCCCTTGATTTAGATGAAACGCATGTTCAGCTTGTGGTAAAACCTGCAGATATTCCTACATTAGCAGAAATCTTACAAGAAACCATCTCAAAATATTGTTAA
- a CDS encoding YozD family protein translates to MKEIEVVIDTEEIAEFFYKQLVQRGYVPAPEEMEELADITFDYLLEKCMIDEIFDEE, encoded by the coding sequence GTGAAAGAAATCGAAGTGGTCATTGATACAGAAGAGATTGCGGAGTTTTTTTACAAGCAGCTAGTCCAGCGGGGGTATGTGCCTGCACCTGAAGAAATGGAAGAGTTAGCGGACATCACATTCGACTATCTCTTAGAAAAATGCATGATTGATGAGATTTTTGATGAGGAATGA
- a CDS encoding phosphatase PAP2 family protein has translation MNKLSIIIIFIVCLILFIVLSLSYTKLGTFDTVISSYIQHFRTRPGIYFFQCMTYVGSIRMYVPVICILSIYCAVRKKLLNICFLVFNLWGSRYLNQVLKLWYQRPRPDIHTLTTATGYSFPSGHAMNAAAFLGFIAYLIITEHQLRLWQKTILLVFTTLMILSISISRVYLGVHYPTDIIAGSAAGIAWLLLCILFHQRFIQ, from the coding sequence ATGAATAAATTAAGTATAATCATTATTTTTATTGTTTGTCTCATTCTATTCATAGTACTTTCGCTGTCCTATACAAAACTGGGTACGTTTGATACAGTGATTAGCTCGTATATCCAACACTTTCGTACCAGACCGGGTATTTATTTTTTTCAATGTATGACTTATGTAGGATCTATTCGTATGTATGTACCTGTAATATGTATTCTATCTATTTACTGTGCTGTCCGAAAAAAACTTCTCAATATATGTTTCTTGGTGTTTAATCTATGGGGATCTCGTTATTTAAACCAAGTGCTCAAATTATGGTATCAAAGACCAAGACCTGATATTCACACCTTAACAACTGCTACAGGATATAGTTTTCCAAGTGGCCACGCTATGAATGCTGCAGCATTTTTAGGATTTATAGCATATCTGATTATCACAGAGCATCAATTGCGCTTGTGGCAAAAAACTATATTGCTCGTGTTCACTACGCTTATGATTCTCTCAATTAGTATTAGTCGCGTGTATCTTGGGGTACATTACCCAACTGATATTATAGCGGGCAGCGCAGCAGGGATTGCTTGGTTATTATTATGTATTTTATTCCATCAGCGATTTATACAGTGA